One genomic window of Streptomyces sp. NBC_01276 includes the following:
- a CDS encoding aminopeptidase P family protein: MRQSGEGDPTSGAEEAARAGEAERSEGRGRRRGVSEELAANMRQGWADTERHDIEPLPQAAHTARRRAALSARFPGERLVIPAGNLLVRANDTHHPFRACSDYVYLTGDQTEDAVLVLEPGEDGGHRSTAYLLPRSDREDGEFWLSACGELWDGRRAGLTENERLLGLPCADVRNLAAALAEATGPVRVLRGHDAGIEKALRDKVTAATDEELRVFLSEMRRVKDAFEIGELRKAVDSTVRGFEDVVKVLDKAGATSERYVEGTFFLRARVEGNDVGYSTIAAAGPHATTLHWIRNDGDVRPGDLLLLDAGVETHSLYTADVTRTLPVSGTFSPLQRTVYDAVHDAQQAGIAAVRPGARFRDFHEAAQRVLAERLLAWGLLGERTLEQVLELGLQRRWTLHGTGHMLGLDVHDCAAARTETYADGVLEPGVVLTVEPGLYFQADDLTVPEEYRGIGIRIEDDILVTEDGNENLSAALPRRSDEVESWMAALRA, from the coding sequence ATCCGGCAGTCCGGTGAGGGGGACCCGACGTCCGGGGCAGAGGAGGCCGCGCGGGCCGGGGAAGCGGAGCGGAGCGAGGGCCGCGGCCGTCGGCGGGGGGTGAGCGAGGAGCTGGCCGCGAACATGCGGCAGGGCTGGGCCGACACCGAGCGCCACGACATCGAGCCCCTCCCGCAGGCCGCCCACACCGCCCGCCGGCGCGCGGCGCTCTCCGCCCGCTTCCCGGGCGAGCGCCTGGTGATACCCGCCGGCAACCTGCTGGTCCGCGCCAACGACACGCACCACCCCTTCCGCGCCTGCTCGGACTACGTGTACCTGACCGGCGACCAGACCGAGGACGCCGTCCTGGTCCTGGAGCCCGGGGAGGACGGCGGCCACCGGTCCACCGCGTACCTGCTGCCCCGCTCCGACCGGGAGGACGGGGAGTTCTGGCTGTCCGCATGCGGCGAGCTGTGGGACGGACGGCGGGCCGGCCTGACCGAGAACGAGCGGCTCCTCGGCCTGCCCTGCGCGGACGTCCGGAACCTGGCCGCCGCCCTCGCGGAGGCCACCGGCCCGGTCCGCGTCCTGCGCGGCCACGACGCCGGCATCGAGAAGGCCCTGCGGGACAAGGTCACGGCCGCGACCGACGAGGAGTTGCGGGTCTTCCTCTCCGAGATGCGCCGCGTCAAGGACGCGTTCGAGATCGGCGAGCTCCGCAAGGCCGTCGACTCCACCGTGCGCGGCTTCGAGGACGTCGTGAAGGTCCTCGACAAGGCCGGGGCCACCTCGGAGCGCTACGTCGAGGGCACCTTCTTCCTGCGCGCCCGCGTCGAGGGCAACGACGTCGGCTACAGCACCATCGCCGCCGCCGGCCCGCACGCCACCACCCTCCACTGGATCCGCAACGACGGCGACGTCCGCCCGGGCGACCTGCTGCTGCTCGACGCCGGCGTGGAGACCCACTCCCTCTACACCGCCGACGTCACCCGCACCCTGCCCGTCAGCGGCACCTTCTCCCCGCTCCAGCGCACGGTCTACGACGCGGTGCACGACGCCCAGCAGGCCGGGATCGCCGCCGTCAGGCCCGGCGCCCGCTTCCGCGACTTCCACGAGGCCGCCCAGCGGGTCCTCGCCGAACGGCTCCTCGCCTGGGGCCTGCTCGGCGAACGCACCCTGGAGCAGGTCCTGGAGCTGGGCCTGCAGCGCCGCTGGACCCTGCACGGCACCGGCCACATGCTCGGCCTCGACGTCCACGACTGCGCCGCCGCCCGCACCGAGACGTACGCCGACGGCGTCCTCGAACCCGGCGTCGTGCTCACCGTCGAGCCCGGACTGTACTTCCAGGCCGACGACCTGACCGTGCCCGAGGAGTACCGCGGCATCGGGATCCGGATCGAGGACGACATCCTCGTCACCGAGGACGGCAACGAGAACCTCTCGGCGGCCCTGCCGCGCCGGTCGGACGAGGTCGAGTCCTGGATGGCCGCCCTGCGGGCCTGA